In one Deltaproteobacteria bacterium genomic region, the following are encoded:
- a CDS encoding cyclic nucleotide-binding domain-containing protein, with product MGVKQSVHKVAPGVARDFFRATLPFSELDPEDLDEVCRECTVDFYPTGTMIFIQGQTPVEHLHLVQKGGVKLYLRDKEGLENLVDYRG from the coding sequence ATGGGGGTCAAACAGAGCGTCCACAAAGTCGCACCGGGCGTGGCCAGGGATTTTTTCCGGGCCACCCTGCCCTTTTCTGAGCTCGATCCCGAGGACCTCGACGAGGTCTGCCGGGAATGCACCGTGGATTTTTATCCCACCGGCACCATGATCTTCATTCAAGGACAAACACCCGTTGAACATCTTCACCTGGTTCAAAAAGGCGGAGTCAAGCTCTACCTGAGAGACAAGGAAGGCCTTGAAAACCTGGTGGATTACCGGGG